From a single Accipiter gentilis chromosome 10, bAccGen1.1, whole genome shotgun sequence genomic region:
- the LOC126043467 gene encoding uncharacterized protein LOC126043467 encodes MRRAMARAAVGDDDYGEDPAVNELQRQAAGILGTEEALFVPTATMANLIAVMCHCQRRGAQLLLGRDSHLHLYEHGGAAQVAGVHSQALPDLPDGTFDLDQLELTVREAHGSRYHPRPELICLENTHSSAGGRVLPLTYLQQPSCSSASPYVRGLADRYGLQVHMDGARLMNAAVAQDVDPARITQHCDSVSLCFSKGLGAPAGAVLAGRREFVAEAWRVRKLLGGGMRQAGVLAAAARVGLEHAEATLRRDHDNARRFAEGIQELNSPVCSVNLAAVETNIVMVSIRGGWLSPTELCEHLRAVSEEELAETGQAVSVLLFPWSAHTVRAVWHRDVSARDTELAKNKLEFVARKCQEKLALGLRPTPPSTGGA; translated from the exons ATGCGCCGCGCCATGGCCCGCGCCGCCGTGGGCGACGACGACTACGGGGAGGACCCGGCGGTCAACG agctgcagcgcCAGGCTGCAGGGATCCTGGGGACGGAGGAGGCTCTTTTTGTGCCCACTGCCACGATGGCAAACCTCATCGCCG TGATGTGCCACTGCCAGCGCAGGGGGGCTCAGCTGCTCCTGGGCCGGGACTCCCACCTGCACCTCTACGAGCACGGCGGGGCCGCGCAG GTCGCTGGGGTCCATTCCCAGGCGCTGCCGGACCTTCCAGACGGCACCTTCGACCTGGACCAGCTGGAGCTGACCGTTCGTGAGGCCCACGGCAGCCGGTACCACCCGCGCCCCGAGCTCATCTGCCTGGAGAACACGCACAGCTCGGCGGGGGGCCGGGTGCTGCCCCTCACCTACCTCCAGCAG cccagctgctcctctgcctccccctACGTCCGTGGGCTTGCTGACCGCTACGGACTGCAGGTGCACATGGACGGAGCACGGCTGATGAATGCGGCGGTGGCCCAGGACGTGGACCCAGCTCGGATCACCCAGCACTGCGACTCTGTGTCCCTCTGCTTCTCCAAG GGCCTGGGTGCCCCAGCCGGCGCGGTGCTGGCTGGACGCAGGGAGTTTGTTGCTGAGGCCTGGCGTGTGCGGAAGCTGCTGGGCGGGGGGATGCGGCAGGCAGGCGTGCTGGCAGCCGCTGCCCGCGTTGGACTGGAGCATGCAGAGGCGACGCTGCGCAGAGACCATGACAACGCCCGACGCTTTGCTGAAG GCATCCAGGAACTGAACTCGCCCGTGTGCTCTGTCAACCTTGCAGCGGTGGAGACAAACATCGTGATGGTGAGCATCAGGGGAGGCTGGCTGTCCCCCACAGAGCTCTGTGAGCACCTGCGGGCAGTGAGTGAGGAGGAGCTGGCCGAAACCGGCCAGGCTGTCAGTGTCCTGCTGTTCCCCTGGTCGGCACACACCGTGCGTGCGGTCTGGCACCGCGATGTGTCAGCCCGTGACACCGAGCTCGCAAAGAACAAGCTGGAGTTTGTGGCCAGGAAGTGCCAGGAGAAGCTGGCCCTGGGACTGCGTCCGACTCCTCCGAGCACAGGGGGAGCCTGA